CAGGTTGATGCCGGCACGGCGGCGACGCTCTTGGTCTCGGCTGCCGGTGGCGTCGCGAGCGCGAGTGGCGTGGCGGTCGCCGGGGCGGCCGCGAGTTTTGTCGCAGCGAGGGGTTTTGCCGCCTCCGGCTGTGGCGGCAGGACCGGTGAGGTCTGCACTTTCTTCGGTTCGGGTTCGGCGGTGACTGGGGCCATGCGCGGCGTCGCCGTGGCGAGCTTGTTGCGCTGAACCTTGGCCAGATCGGTGTAGAACCCGCCCGGATGCGCGGCAATGTAGAGATCCCAGGCCTCTACCGTCCCGACGCGCTCGGCAAACTCGTAATCGCGTGATGCGCTCGCGTCTGTCGATGCGACCGGAGCCGGAGCGGGAGGAGGTGCCGCCGCCGGCGCCAGCACGACGTCGTCGCCGCCGAGCGAGCCGTAGATGAAGGGCTCCTGCCGGTTGGTCGTGGCCTTGAGTACCTCGTCGCGGACATAGCCGAACGCCTTGCGCAGGTCGAGGCCCGGCGTTGCGAGATGGTGCGCCAGCGCGGCGGCGAAAGGGCTGTTCCTGCCGTCGCCATCGAGCGCGGTGAGCCCGGCCTTGGCGGCGAAGGCGACCAGCGTGTTCGGGCTCGATGGCTCCACCTTGGCAAGGCCGCGCGCCACCGCCCGCGATGCCATCGTGCGCTTCATGTTCTTGGCGAACGGGTTGTCGCGGCAGGCATCGAGAATGACGAGACGCAGCCGCTTCGCCGGCTCGATGGCCACCAGCACGCGGTCGAGCCCGATGGTCTCGTCATAGACGTCGGTGTCGTTCTCGAGCTGGGCGTCGACCGGAACGAGATAGTTGTTGCCGTCGATCTCGATGCCGTGGCCGGCATAGTAGATCACGGCGATGTCGGCGCCGCGCGCCTTGGCGCCGAAATCGCGCAAGGTCCGGCGCATGTCCTGCGCGGAGAGATCGTTGCGCGCCTCGACGACCGTGAAGCCGGCCTTCTTGAAGGTTTCGACCAGAAGGCCCGCGTCGTTGGTGGCGTTGGCGAGCTTGGGCGCACGCTGATAGGCCGAATTGCCCATCACCAGCGCCATGCGCTGGTCGGCAAATCCTGCGGCGGGCACCAACACCAACGTCAGCCCGCTGAAAAGAAACAGAAAAAAGAACTTCATCACGGCCCCCAAGCCGGGATCTGCAATGTCGGAGAGGATATCCGACCGGGGCCGCAATACAAATTCTATTTGGCTTCGTCCGGCGCTTCCTGCCGGCGAAAGCTGTTACGACTTCGTCCCGCCGACCTCGCGGATCGGCCGCGTCCCGTCCCAGCTCGACGCGGCTTGCCGGACCTTCTCGAAGAACGGCCCCTTGGTGCCGCTGATGTCGGAGATCTCGATCACCGTGCCCGGATGGGCCTGGGTGTCGAAATAGGCAAAGCGCCCCTTTTCGCCGCCGATCTGACCCTCATGGCCGATCCCATAGCCGAGCCCGATCGCCTTGTCGTAGAGCGCCTGGTAGTCGTGGCTCCAGTAGGACATGTGCTGGAGGCCTTCGTGGCCGGCGTCGAGGAACTCCTTGTACAGCGAGGGCGCATCATTGCGCTGCTGGATCAGCTCGATCTGGAGGTCGCCGGAATTGGCCAGCGCAATGCTCATCTCGACGGATGAGTCCTGGCCGCGATGGCGGAACCAGTCGGTCTTGACCAGGTCCATGTAGTACCAGGGGCCGACACCCATCACCTCGATCCAGTGCTTCATCGCGGCGTGGATGTCCCGCACCACATATCCGTTCTGGCGCACCGCGCCAAAGATGCGGCTCATGCCGTCGCTCCTCTCAACCGTTCACCACCGCACCTCATCCTG
The sequence above is drawn from the Bradyrhizobium amphicarpaeae genome and encodes:
- a CDS encoding VOC family protein; protein product: MSRIFGAVRQNGYVVRDIHAAMKHWIEVMGVGPWYYMDLVKTDWFRHRGQDSSVEMSIALANSGDLQIELIQQRNDAPSLYKEFLDAGHEGLQHMSYWSHDYQALYDKAIGLGYGIGHEGQIGGEKGRFAYFDTQAHPGTVIEISDISGTKGPFFEKVRQAASSWDGTRPIREVGGTKS